From a single Drosophila sulfurigaster albostrigata strain 15112-1811.04 chromosome 3, ASM2355843v2, whole genome shotgun sequence genomic region:
- the LOC133844074 gene encoding transient receptor potential cation channel protein painless-like, giving the protein MDLQLELSRAFQNRDLNTFEGALKLHANPNQPDDYNITIFEKALATAGCGEYIKLCLQYGCSGNYINTKNKAALNFASDSRDSGNLKVILDQTTVHLNNKYNGLTPINSLAKNLTAENASEVTKCIRLLLEKGACPNIADNVEMRPLNYVIFKKIEPSIKQELVDLFLHRIDIYLDEELRAGLLHWNPKLNLPEASIPSSEVNKEQLLRALRTGNEGQFCQWLGNYEGDCIHLYEECITNGHHIALDSLLQHYPTKDRQKFVEFAIAYGNWCALDKLLQNWQIPKNMDVLSSLVCRLDERPLKSFSDFVKCFDILLRSGQVNLNMQDESGRTPLHYATIYNHEYAVQQLLLHGASLNIDSVFAELAIDTIEPELLEEHFDNCITSNGKSRAAEDFAVTLNLKTLKIPHDMKSSRKSHSSEMRAIRAIGNSKTHCHLLNHPLITSLIVCFKWQNISKQHYIYFTMSVVLHLLMALNILFIYTHEVAGILKVTFMALSWWSIAYLITVEMAMFVLLGFKLYFKRWRWINAILVVLAVCTNICAAPDSSLGKGRIFAAFTIVLIAIRLIALVGSLPTFSFSLYVLMLWEVCYTFIKSWLLYSVLMIAFGLSFYLLDVLKSPNTSIVGAVIKTIVMSTGEFEESSIKFEEFFFARLFFIAFVLFIAIVLMNLLSALAFSDIQAIQAAAEVYSLNSLVDLLMSYDMCLDKYKFLKKFLKSTEIPELAFAYPNKEQFEITPTNNVEMEPPINAKATTEITINIPPARVIINLSKLTVKRIHQLMEKRSKRKSNCL; this is encoded by the exons ATGGATCTCCAGCTTGAATTATCCAGGGCCTTCCAAAATCGAGATCTGAACACTTTCGAAGGAGCTCTAAAACTACATGCTAATCCCAATCAGCCCGATGACTATAACATTACAATCTTTGAGAAGGCTTTGGCGACCGCAGGCTGTGGAGAATATATTAAGCTTTGTCTTCAATACGGTTGCAGTGGAAATTAC attaatacaaaaaataaagctgCTTTAAATTTTGCCAGCGATTCGCGAGATAGTGGAAATCTTAAAGTGATACTTGACCAAACAACAGTTcatttaaacaacaaatacaatggCCTGACGCCAATAAATTCCTTGGCTAAAAACTTGACAGCTGAAAATGCCAGCGAGGTAACAAAGTGCATAAGGTTACTCTTGGAGAAGGGCGCGTGTCCAAACATTGCGGATAATGTGGAAATGAGACCCTTGAACTATGTGATCTTCAAGAAAATCGAGCCCAGCATAAAGCAAGAACTTGTCGACTTATTCCTTCATCGAATTGACATCTATTTAGATGAAGAGCTGCGTGCTGGTTTGTTGCATTGGAATCCAAAACTCAATCTGCCCGAGGCATCGATTCCTTCGAGCGAAGTTAATAAGGAACAGTTACTGAGAGCTTTACGCACTGGGAATGAGGGGCAATTTTGCCAATGGCTCGGCAATTATGAGGGAGATTGTATCCATTTGTACGAGGAGTGCATAACGAATGGCCATCATATAGCCCTCGATTCTCTGCTGCAACATTATCCTACAAAGGATAGGCAAAAATTCGTGGAATTTGCGATTGCGTATGGCAATTGGTGTGCTCTGGACAAGCTGCTGCAGAACTGGCAAATTCCCAAGAATATGGATGTGCTTAGCTCCCTTGTCTGCAGATTAGACGAAAGACCGCTAAAGAGTTTCAGTGACTTTGTCAAATGCTTTGACATCCTGCTGCGCAGTGGCCAAGTGAATTTGAATATGCAGGATGAGAGTGGCAGAACCCCACTGCACTATGCCACAATATACAATCATGAGTACgctgtgcagcagctgctactCCATGGGGCTAGCCTCAACATTGACAGCGTGTTCGCAGAGTTGGCTATCGATACCATTGAGCCCGAGCTGCTGGAGGAACACTTTGACAACTGCATCACATCGAATGGCAAAAGTCGGGCTGCTGAGGACTTTGCGGTGACGCTTAACCTCAAGACGCTTAAGATTCCCCATGATATGAAGTCTTCGCGGAAATCGCATTCCAGTGAAATGAGAGCTATTCGCGCTATTGGCAATTCGAAGACGCATTGTCATCTTCTCAACCATCCGTTGATTACATCACTCATAGTGTGttttaaatggcaaaacatttcaaaacaaCATTACATTTACTTTACGATGTCAGTGGTCTTGCATCTATTGATGGCACTCAacatactttttatatatacccATGAAGTCGCTGGAATACTTAAGGTTACCTTTATGGCATTATCCTGGTGGAGTATTGCATATTTGATAACTGTCGAGATGGCTATGTTTGTACTACTCGGATTTAAGCTGTATTTcaagagatggagatggattAATGCAATTCTCGTTGTGCTCGCAGTGTGCACCAATATTTGTGCTGCTCCCGATTCGAGTCTTGGCAAAGGACGCATCTTTGCAGCatttacaattgttttgaTTGCCATTAGGTTGATCGCTCTTGTTGGATCGTTGCCCacattctctttctctctgtatgTTCTCATGCTTTGGGAAGTGTGTTATACATTCATAAAAAGCTGGTTACTATATTCAGTTTTGATGATTGCCTTCGGATTATCCTTTTATCTGCTCGACGTTCTAAAGTCACCAAATACGAGCATCGTTGGTGCTGTCATAAAGACGATCGTCATGTCAACCGGAGAATTTGAAGAAAGCAGTATTAAGTTTGAAGAATTTTTCTTCGCTCGTCTATTCTTTATCGCATTCGTATTGTTCATTGCAATTGTGTTGATGAATCTGCTGTCAGCTTTGGCATTCAGTGATATTCAG GCTATccaagctgctgctgaagtTTATAGTCTTAACTCCCTTGTTGATTTGCTGATGTCCTATGACATGTGCCtcgataaatataaatttttaaagaagTTTTTAAAATCTACTGAAATTCCAGAGCTGGCATTTGCATATCCAAACAAagaacaatttgaaataacgCCCACAAATAATGTCGAAATGGAACCCCCTATTAACGCCAAAGCTACAACTGAAATTACGATAAATATTCCTCCAGCACGTGTTATTATAAACTTGAGCAAATTGACGGTCAAACGAATCCATCAATTAATGGAGAAGCGATCAAAAAGAAAGAGCAActgtttataa